Proteins encoded by one window of Papio anubis isolate 15944 chromosome 7, Panubis1.0, whole genome shotgun sequence:
- the LOC108586913 gene encoding ATP synthase membrane subunit DAPIT, mitochondrial → MAGPENDAQYQFTGIKKYFNSYTLTGRRNCVLATYGSIALIVLYFKLRSKKTPAVKAT, encoded by the coding sequence ATGGCAGGTCCAGAAAATGATGCGCAATACCAGTTCACtggtattaaaaaatatttcaactcTTATACTCTCACAGGTAGAAGGAATTGTGTACTGGCCACATATGGAAGCATTGCTTTGATTGTCTTATATTTCAAGTTAAGGTCCAAAAAAACTCCAGCTGTGAAAGCAACATAA